In the genome of Microbacterium endophyticum, one region contains:
- a CDS encoding bacitracin resistance protein yields MMASTTGTSAARRSALPTWLIATVSGLFGLFYAYAVWNAVDLLIRQASGPLGLSGYGWFVLLAAVFFPILAFAGALTLGWRRKIGPLVLILLTGLALVSVFWLNIVAYASVYGTSLLGS; encoded by the coding sequence ATGATGGCATCGACAACTGGCACGTCTGCCGCGCGAAGGTCAGCACTGCCCACGTGGTTGATAGCGACAGTCAGCGGGCTTTTCGGCCTCTTCTACGCCTACGCGGTGTGGAACGCGGTCGACTTGCTCATTCGACAAGCGAGCGGCCCGCTCGGATTGAGCGGCTACGGCTGGTTTGTGTTGTTGGCCGCCGTGTTCTTTCCGATCCTCGCCTTCGCCGGTGCTCTCACGCTCGGATGGCGCCGAAAAATCGGCCCACTGGTGCTCATTCTGCTCACGGGTCTCGCCCTCGTCTCGGTCTTCTGGCTGAACATCGTCGCGTACGCGAGCGTCTACGGAACGAGCCTGCTCGGCTCCTGA
- a CDS encoding fumarylacetoacetate hydrolase family protein — protein MRIARFSYEDAITYGIVDGGELVVLAGDPMFAGFQPTGARVPLGDVALLAPVIPRSKIVCVGKNYRDHAVEMGGDAPAEPLLFLKPNTSVIGPGDAIVRPAQSHRTDHEGELAVVIGRIAKNVSVENALDFVFGYTIGNDVTARDLQKSDGQWARAKGFDTFCPLGPAIETEFDPAGDARVITRVNGEVRQDGAISDMIHSVPEIIAYASAAFTLLPGDVILTGTPAGVGEFVAGDRVEVEITGLGLLGNTVRDA, from the coding sequence GTGAGAATCGCACGCTTTAGCTACGAAGACGCCATCACCTACGGAATCGTCGACGGCGGTGAACTTGTCGTGCTCGCGGGCGACCCGATGTTCGCTGGATTCCAGCCGACCGGAGCCCGCGTTCCGCTCGGCGACGTGGCACTGCTGGCGCCCGTCATCCCGCGTTCGAAGATCGTGTGCGTCGGCAAGAACTATCGCGACCATGCCGTCGAGATGGGTGGCGATGCTCCCGCAGAGCCACTGCTGTTTCTGAAGCCGAACACTTCGGTCATTGGTCCCGGTGACGCGATCGTTCGGCCGGCTCAGTCGCACCGCACTGATCATGAGGGTGAACTTGCCGTCGTGATTGGTCGTATCGCCAAGAACGTCTCGGTAGAGAACGCGCTCGATTTCGTCTTCGGCTACACGATCGGTAACGACGTGACAGCTCGCGACCTGCAGAAGAGTGACGGTCAGTGGGCGCGAGCCAAGGGTTTCGACACGTTCTGCCCCCTCGGCCCCGCCATCGAAACCGAGTTCGACCCGGCGGGTGACGCGCGCGTTATCACGCGCGTCAACGGCGAAGTGCGGCAAGACGGAGCAATCTCCGACATGATCCACTCGGTTCCTGAGATTATCGCGTACGCGTCAGCCGCCTTCACCCTGCTGCCGGGAGACGTCATTCTCACCGGAACGCCCGCGGGGGTTGGCGAGTTCGTCGCGGGCGACAGGGTAGAAGTGGAAATTACCGGTCTCGGTCTGCTCGGTAACACCGTCCGGGATGCCTGA
- a CDS encoding DNA polymerase III subunit gamma/tau has product MARGEDDALSWSGDDDPTLDVVSRDPADSLPAGYTAVGRGSRPHEDAADAPESEQETPSAGQKAPGGMGNAALVTLGVLGGVYLLWTIGWLLGGLRLADYAQFLVSPVGFQVSLWLAVAASPIWFLTVFLLTRRSKLWLRLSMLIVGVLVLLPWPFIMVGAVGT; this is encoded by the coding sequence ATGGCCCGCGGTGAAGATGACGCTCTTTCTTGGAGCGGTGACGATGATCCGACGCTCGATGTGGTTTCGCGAGATCCCGCAGATTCTCTCCCTGCGGGCTACACCGCTGTGGGCCGGGGGAGTAGACCACATGAAGACGCGGCAGACGCACCGGAATCCGAGCAGGAAACTCCGAGCGCGGGGCAAAAAGCTCCAGGCGGCATGGGGAATGCAGCGCTGGTGACGCTGGGGGTTCTCGGGGGTGTCTACCTTCTATGGACCATCGGGTGGCTCCTTGGCGGTCTTCGCCTCGCTGACTACGCCCAGTTCCTCGTCTCGCCAGTGGGTTTCCAAGTGAGTCTGTGGCTCGCCGTTGCGGCATCGCCGATCTGGTTCCTCACTGTCTTTCTTCTCACACGGCGCTCGAAACTGTGGTTGCGGCTGTCCATGCTGATTGTGGGAGTGCTCGTACTGCTGCCGTGGCCTTTCATCATGGTGGGAGCGGTCGGAACATGA
- a CDS encoding TetR/AcrR family transcriptional regulator, translating into MTRPPRARETVLDAFEQVVRSDGERAATMETVARLAGVSKGGLLYHFASKDALENGVIERMEERAVLDVEKIVAASSGPVAALMRSSIMTDSPLDRSIIAVSRLAQNGHPLATDALRRVRDMWEGAIRPHVRDESALQLVMLVSDGLYFNNALTVGALPGPKFDEPELAALIALVEHSTRA; encoded by the coding sequence ATGACCAGACCACCGCGTGCCCGCGAAACAGTTCTCGATGCGTTCGAGCAGGTGGTGCGCAGCGACGGTGAACGGGCCGCGACGATGGAGACAGTGGCGCGATTGGCCGGCGTCTCAAAGGGCGGACTGCTGTACCACTTCGCGTCGAAAGATGCTCTCGAAAACGGTGTCATCGAACGCATGGAAGAGCGTGCAGTTCTCGACGTCGAGAAGATTGTCGCGGCATCCTCCGGTCCGGTGGCGGCCTTAATGCGCAGCTCGATCATGACCGACTCGCCACTTGATCGTTCGATCATCGCCGTGTCGCGTCTCGCGCAGAATGGGCATCCTCTGGCCACCGATGCGTTACGTCGCGTGCGCGACATGTGGGAAGGCGCAATCAGGCCGCATGTTCGCGATGAATCAGCGCTCCAACTCGTCATGCTCGTGAGTGACGGCCTCTACTTCAACAACGCGTTGACCGTCGGCGCACTACCCGGACCCAAGTTCGATGAGCCTGAACTCGCCGCCCTCATCGCCCTGGTCGAGCACTCAACGCGGGCGTAA
- a CDS encoding MFS transporter: MTTFTQEIEIANAGGQKVGARGWAALAVLMLPVLLVSVDNTVLSFALPAIASDLAPTSVQQLWIIDAYPLVLAGLLVTMGTLGDRFGRRRMLLIGAIGFAAVSALAAFAPTAELLIAARALLGVFGAMLMPSTMSLLRSIFTDRDQRRIAIAIWAAMFSAGAAAGPIVGGVLLEHFAWGSVFLLAVPVLVPLLVFAPLLLPESRDPYPGRIDALSIVLSLATMVPIVYAIKEIAIHGPALLSVGLLALGGLIGWVFVKRQLALPVPMLDMRLFRRSSFSGALLVNTLTVMALVGFLYFVAQHLQLVVQLSPIEAGFALVPGLVATIVAGLAIVPIAKRFAPSIVVPSALVFTVVGYLIIAASSTDAANVSVLVIAFAVLGLGIGAAQTVSNDLVISNAPPNKAGAAAAVSEMSYELGAVLGTAVLGGILTALYRTNLSVPEGISAVDSAAARETLAGAMSAAESIGGDLGAQLRLAAAQAFDAGVSVTSLIGAGLVVAAAIIAATTLGRSRRVRAR, translated from the coding sequence ATGACGACTTTTACTCAAGAAATCGAAATCGCGAACGCTGGCGGTCAAAAAGTGGGCGCCCGCGGCTGGGCAGCGCTCGCGGTGTTGATGCTTCCGGTGCTCTTGGTTTCGGTAGACAACACGGTGCTGAGCTTCGCGCTCCCCGCCATTGCTTCAGACCTTGCGCCCACCAGCGTGCAGCAGCTATGGATTATCGACGCCTACCCGCTGGTTCTCGCGGGTCTCCTCGTGACAATGGGCACGCTCGGAGACCGTTTCGGACGGCGACGGATGCTTCTCATCGGTGCCATCGGATTCGCCGCTGTCTCGGCACTCGCAGCGTTCGCACCCACTGCCGAGCTGCTCATCGCCGCTCGCGCTCTTCTCGGAGTCTTCGGTGCGATGCTGATGCCTTCGACGATGTCGTTGCTGCGGAGCATCTTTACCGACCGGGATCAGCGCCGCATCGCGATCGCGATTTGGGCCGCGATGTTCTCGGCAGGCGCCGCAGCCGGACCGATCGTCGGTGGAGTATTGCTGGAGCATTTTGCCTGGGGCTCGGTCTTTCTTCTTGCCGTCCCCGTGCTCGTGCCGCTGCTTGTCTTCGCACCGCTCTTGCTCCCCGAGAGCCGTGACCCGTACCCCGGCCGCATCGATGCGTTGAGCATCGTGCTGTCGCTGGCCACAATGGTTCCGATCGTCTACGCGATCAAAGAGATCGCGATCCACGGACCGGCTCTCTTGAGCGTGGGGCTTCTCGCTCTCGGTGGGCTTATTGGTTGGGTCTTCGTCAAGCGCCAGCTCGCGTTACCCGTCCCGATGCTCGACATGAGGTTATTCCGCCGCTCCTCGTTCAGCGGCGCTCTCCTCGTCAACACGTTGACGGTCATGGCTCTCGTGGGATTCCTCTACTTCGTGGCACAGCATCTTCAACTTGTCGTGCAGTTGAGCCCCATCGAAGCAGGATTCGCCCTCGTTCCTGGACTCGTTGCCACCATCGTTGCGGGCCTCGCGATCGTGCCGATCGCTAAGCGTTTCGCACCCAGCATCGTGGTTCCGAGCGCCTTGGTTTTCACTGTTGTCGGGTATCTGATCATCGCGGCATCGTCAACGGATGCTGCGAACGTCAGCGTGCTCGTCATCGCGTTCGCCGTTCTGGGCCTTGGGATCGGTGCGGCTCAAACAGTGTCGAACGATCTGGTCATTTCCAACGCGCCACCGAACAAGGCGGGTGCAGCCGCGGCCGTATCTGAAATGTCGTATGAGCTCGGTGCTGTGCTCGGAACCGCGGTTTTGGGAGGCATCTTGACGGCGCTTTACCGCACGAACCTCTCGGTTCCCGAGGGCATTTCGGCGGTCGACAGCGCGGCTGCTCGCGAGACGCTTGCAGGAGCTATGTCAGCCGCGGAGAGCATCGGGGGAGACCTTGGCGCTCAACTCCGGCTCGCTGCCGCACAAGCGTTTGATGCCGGCGTGAGCGTCACGTCGCTGATTGGTGCCGGCCTTGTTGTCGCAGCCGCGATCATCGCTGCCACTACCCTGGGAAGGTCCCGCCGCGTTCGGGCGCGCTGA
- a CDS encoding MFS transporter: MPETAVPGILTEVQLGAVRRRTIGVLSAGQILGGVAFGATISLGAVLATDIAGDEAVAGFATASVTLGAAALAIPLARLAQRHGRRMSLATGMLIALVGVAVVISAAALRSFPALLAGFALIGAGQAANLQSRFAASDLATDASRGRDLSLVVWATTIGAVLGPNLVGPGETIGASLGMPPLTGAYVFTIVCQVLGVALYLIALRPDPLLLAQKIAADHAASGTARIARADRPLAARYAIFAVAGAHGVMVAVMAMTPVHLLHHGATLTIVGLTISLHIAGMYALAPVFGFLADRLGRVPVILIGQVLLAAALLTAGLGQDSTAAVTIGLVLLGLGWSASTVAGSALLTEMSSEDRRTTRQGRSDLAMNLVGAIGAILAGVVLGAIGYGGLALIALAIVAAVGALAPFAAKTSAH; the protein is encoded by the coding sequence ATGCCTGAGACCGCTGTGCCGGGCATCCTCACTGAGGTGCAGCTCGGTGCCGTGCGTCGCCGCACGATCGGCGTTCTTTCTGCAGGGCAGATTCTGGGCGGGGTCGCTTTTGGCGCGACGATTTCGCTCGGTGCCGTGCTTGCAACAGATATCGCGGGCGACGAGGCTGTTGCGGGTTTTGCGACCGCCTCGGTAACCCTCGGTGCCGCCGCCCTGGCGATACCGCTCGCACGCCTCGCCCAGAGGCACGGTAGACGGATGTCCCTCGCCACGGGAATGCTGATCGCGCTCGTCGGCGTCGCTGTGGTTATCTCGGCAGCCGCGCTTCGCTCGTTTCCCGCGCTCCTCGCGGGGTTTGCGCTGATTGGCGCTGGGCAGGCGGCAAACCTGCAGTCTCGCTTCGCGGCATCTGATCTAGCGACCGACGCATCGAGAGGTCGCGACCTCTCTCTCGTCGTGTGGGCGACGACTATCGGGGCCGTGCTGGGACCGAACCTGGTTGGTCCGGGCGAGACTATCGGTGCCTCACTAGGGATGCCTCCGCTCACCGGAGCGTATGTCTTCACGATCGTGTGCCAGGTGCTGGGGGTGGCGCTCTACCTGATTGCGCTTCGACCCGACCCGTTGTTGTTGGCGCAGAAGATCGCGGCAGATCACGCCGCATCGGGCACCGCACGCATTGCTCGAGCAGACAGGCCGCTGGCGGCGCGCTACGCAATTTTCGCGGTCGCTGGCGCTCACGGAGTCATGGTGGCGGTCATGGCGATGACGCCGGTGCACCTCTTGCACCACGGCGCGACGCTGACGATTGTAGGACTCACGATCAGTCTCCACATCGCTGGTATGTACGCGCTCGCGCCGGTGTTCGGTTTTCTTGCAGACCGCCTGGGGCGCGTTCCCGTCATTCTTATCGGTCAGGTCCTGCTAGCCGCGGCACTTCTCACGGCGGGCCTTGGCCAGGACTCGACGGCGGCGGTGACGATCGGGCTCGTGTTGCTGGGGCTCGGCTGGAGCGCGTCGACGGTTGCAGGTTCTGCGCTCTTGACAGAGATGTCTTCTGAGGATCGTCGAACGACGCGCCAAGGGCGAAGCGACCTCGCAATGAACCTGGTCGGCGCTATCGGTGCAATTCTTGCCGGCGTCGTTCTTGGTGCCATCGGTTACGGCGGACTCGCGTTGATCGCTCTGGCGATTGTTGCCGCGGTGGGTGCGCTGGCACCGTTTGCTGCTAAGACTTCAGCGCACTGA
- the ilvN gene encoding acetolactate synthase small subunit: MTKHVLSLLVEDKPGLLTRVAGLFARRGFNIESLAVGVTEVPGLSRITVVVDVDQLPLEQVTKQLNKLINVIKIVELEDAASVQRHHMLIKVRADNANRSNVLEVVNLFRASVVDYAPDAVVIEVTGDKGKVDALLRALEPFGVKELAQSGLLAMGRGSKSITERVLRG; the protein is encoded by the coding sequence ATGACCAAGCACGTCCTGAGCCTCCTAGTGGAGGACAAGCCGGGTCTGCTGACTCGTGTAGCTGGCCTTTTCGCTAGGCGCGGCTTCAACATCGAGTCGCTCGCTGTCGGTGTGACCGAGGTGCCGGGGCTTTCTCGCATCACGGTCGTGGTCGATGTCGACCAGCTTCCTCTCGAGCAGGTCACCAAGCAGCTCAACAAACTGATCAACGTGATCAAGATCGTCGAGCTCGAAGACGCAGCATCGGTTCAGCGTCACCACATGCTGATCAAGGTGCGCGCTGATAACGCCAACCGTTCGAACGTTCTCGAGGTCGTCAACCTTTTCCGCGCGTCGGTCGTCGACTATGCGCCCGACGCTGTTGTGATCGAGGTCACCGGAGACAAGGGCAAGGTCGACGCGTTGCTTCGGGCTCTCGAACCTTTCGGCGTGAAAGAGCTCGCCCAGTCGGGCCTGCTCGCAATGGGCCGCGGAAGCAAAAGCATTACCGAACGAGTCCTTCGCGGTTAG
- the serA gene encoding phosphoglycerate dehydrogenase, which yields MTKPVVLIAEELSPATIDALGPDFEVRHVDGADRTALLPALADANAVLIRSATKMDAEAIAAAPSLKVIARAGVGLDNVDIKSATTAGVMVVNAPTSNIISAAELTVGHVLSLARRIPAAHASLSEGLWKRSSYTGTELFEKTIGIIGLGRIGALIAARVQAFDMRVVAYDPYVTSARAQQLGVQLLSLEELLEESDFVTIHMPKTPETTGMISTDQLARMKSTAYVVNVARGGLIDEEALYTALTTGEIAGAGLDVFTSEPPKADSSAAKLLDLPNVVVTPHLGASTEEAQEKAGVSVAKSVRLALGGELVPDAVNVAGGVIDPYVRPGIPLVEKLGQIFSALALSPVTSLDVEVHGDLSEYDVSVLKLAALKGVFTNVVSESVSYVNAPLLAEQRGVEVRLIVDDQSEEYRNVITVAGALSDGSQVSVSGTLTGTKQIEKLVGINGHALELPIEKNHVVMMYTDRPGIVAVYGQKFGDAGVNIAGMQIARQAAGGQALSILTVDSPVPDEVLADVRAAIDGALIRQIEITES from the coding sequence GTGACGAAGCCCGTTGTGCTTATCGCCGAAGAACTATCACCCGCCACGATCGACGCGCTCGGTCCCGACTTCGAGGTTCGTCATGTCGACGGAGCCGATCGCACAGCTCTCCTGCCGGCGCTGGCCGACGCGAACGCTGTTCTGATCCGCTCTGCGACGAAGATGGATGCTGAAGCGATCGCCGCGGCCCCGTCGTTGAAGGTCATCGCCCGCGCTGGTGTCGGTCTCGACAACGTCGACATCAAGTCGGCAACGACCGCTGGCGTCATGGTCGTCAACGCGCCGACGTCGAACATCATTTCCGCCGCTGAACTCACGGTGGGGCACGTTCTGAGTCTTGCTCGTCGTATCCCCGCGGCACACGCTTCGCTTTCAGAGGGTCTGTGGAAGCGCAGCTCGTACACCGGCACGGAACTCTTCGAGAAAACGATCGGCATCATCGGCCTCGGTCGCATCGGTGCTCTCATCGCTGCCCGTGTTCAGGCTTTCGACATGCGTGTCGTAGCCTACGACCCGTACGTCACGAGCGCGCGTGCGCAGCAGCTCGGCGTGCAGCTCTTGAGCCTCGAGGAACTTCTCGAGGAAAGCGATTTCGTAACGATCCACATGCCGAAGACGCCCGAAACCACGGGAATGATCAGCACCGATCAGCTCGCCCGGATGAAGTCGACAGCATATGTGGTGAACGTTGCGCGCGGCGGTCTTATCGATGAAGAAGCCCTTTACACGGCTTTGACAACGGGCGAGATCGCCGGCGCCGGCCTCGACGTCTTCACGAGCGAGCCGCCCAAGGCAGACTCGTCAGCCGCAAAACTCCTCGATCTCCCCAACGTCGTGGTAACTCCGCACCTGGGCGCCTCCACGGAGGAAGCACAGGAGAAGGCAGGCGTCTCCGTTGCGAAGTCCGTGCGGCTCGCGCTCGGCGGTGAACTTGTACCCGATGCCGTGAACGTGGCTGGTGGAGTCATCGATCCGTATGTGCGACCCGGCATCCCGCTGGTCGAAAAGCTCGGCCAGATCTTCTCGGCCCTCGCGCTTTCGCCAGTCACGAGCCTGGACGTTGAAGTTCATGGTGACCTGAGCGAATATGACGTCAGTGTGCTCAAGCTTGCGGCGCTCAAGGGCGTATTCACCAACGTCGTAAGTGAAAGCGTGTCGTATGTCAACGCGCCGTTGCTCGCGGAGCAGCGCGGCGTCGAGGTGCGGCTCATCGTCGACGACCAGTCCGAGGAGTACCGCAACGTGATCACGGTCGCTGGCGCACTGTCGGACGGATCGCAGGTGTCGGTATCTGGCACGCTCACGGGCACGAAGCAGATTGAAAAGCTCGTCGGCATCAACGGTCACGCGCTCGAATTGCCCATCGAGAAGAACCACGTCGTCATGATGTACACGGACCGACCGGGAATCGTCGCGGTCTACGGACAAAAGTTCGGCGACGCCGGCGTCAATATTGCCGGCATGCAGATTGCTCGTCAGGCCGCTGGCGGTCAGGCGCTGTCGATTCTGACCGTCGATTCGCCCGTGCCCGACGAGGTTCTCGCCGATGTGCGCGCCGCAATCGATGGTGCACTCATCCGTCAGATTGAGATCACCGAGTCGTAA
- a CDS encoding 3-isopropylmalate dehydrogenase, with the protein MSRVVKLAVIPGDGIGPEVISEAEKVLDAVTAGSGIHFEKTHFSLGAGRFLETGDTLTDADLESIKSHDAIMLGAVGGVPGDARLKDANIERGLLLKLRFELDHYVNLRPSKLYPGAPGPLAAPGDVDFVVVREGTEGPYVGNGGAIRRGTPQEVANETSVNTAFGVERVVRAAFALADRRRRKLTLVHKTNVLVHAGAIWKRLVDEVAAEYPAVAVDYLHVDAATIFLVTNPARFDVIVTDNLFGDILTDLAGAVTGGIGLAASGNINPDRVFPSMFEPVHGSAPDIAGQQKADPTAAILSTALLLDHLGLTAEAARVTRAAEEDIAHRDGAHRTTSQIGDAIAARVQA; encoded by the coding sequence ATGTCGCGCGTTGTGAAGCTCGCCGTCATCCCCGGAGACGGTATCGGTCCTGAAGTGATTTCCGAAGCCGAAAAGGTGCTGGATGCCGTCACTGCTGGCAGTGGCATCCATTTTGAGAAGACTCATTTCTCTCTTGGAGCGGGCCGCTTTCTCGAAACCGGCGACACTCTGACGGATGCCGACCTCGAGTCCATCAAGTCGCACGACGCCATCATGCTCGGTGCCGTAGGGGGAGTACCCGGCGATGCCCGGCTTAAGGACGCCAACATCGAGCGCGGACTGCTGCTCAAGCTGAGGTTCGAGCTCGACCACTACGTGAACCTGCGCCCCTCGAAGCTCTATCCCGGTGCGCCAGGCCCGCTTGCGGCGCCCGGAGATGTCGACTTTGTTGTCGTGCGTGAGGGAACCGAGGGCCCCTATGTCGGTAACGGCGGAGCAATCCGTCGTGGCACGCCTCAGGAGGTGGCAAACGAAACGTCGGTGAATACCGCCTTCGGAGTGGAGCGAGTCGTTCGCGCCGCGTTTGCTCTCGCTGACCGCCGACGCCGAAAGCTCACCCTCGTGCATAAGACGAACGTTTTGGTGCACGCCGGTGCCATCTGGAAACGTCTGGTTGACGAGGTTGCAGCAGAGTATCCAGCGGTGGCCGTAGACTATCTCCACGTCGACGCGGCAACGATCTTCCTGGTCACGAACCCGGCGCGCTTCGATGTGATTGTCACCGACAACCTTTTCGGCGATATTTTGACAGACCTGGCAGGCGCCGTAACCGGTGGCATCGGCCTCGCAGCTTCGGGAAATATCAATCCCGATCGCGTATTCCCCTCGATGTTCGAGCCAGTTCACGGATCTGCACCCGACATCGCGGGACAGCAGAAAGCCGACCCCACGGCCGCGATTCTCTCAACAGCTTTGCTGCTCGATCATCTTGGGCTCACAGCGGAAGCCGCTCGCGTCACCCGCGCGGCTGAGGAAGATATCGCGCACCGTGACGGCGCACACCGCACCACTTCACAAATTGGCGACGCGATAGCCGCGCGAGTCCAGGCGTAA
- the ilvC gene encoding ketol-acid reductoisomerase, translated as MAEIFYDDDADLSLIQGKKVAIVGYGSQGHAHAQNLRDSGVEVVIALKDGSKSAAKAQEDGFEVKSVADATAWADLIMILAPDQYQRSIFTDHIKDQLTPGKTLAFAHGFNIRFGYIDAPEGVDVILIAPKAPGHTVRREFVAGRGIPDIIAVESDASGQAWDVAKSYAKAIGGTRAGVIKTTFTEETETDLFGEQAVLCGGVSQLVQYGFETLTEAGYQPQIAYFEVLHELKLIVDLMWEGGIAKQRWSISDTAEYGDYVSGPRVISPEVKKSMQAVLGDIQSGAFAKRFIDDQDAGAPEFLALREKAQGHPIEATGKELRALFAWKQTDEDYTEGSAAR; from the coding sequence GTGGCTGAAATCTTCTACGACGACGACGCAGACCTCTCGCTCATCCAGGGCAAGAAGGTCGCCATCGTCGGCTATGGCTCGCAGGGCCACGCCCACGCGCAGAACCTGCGCGACTCGGGCGTTGAGGTCGTCATCGCCCTCAAAGACGGCTCGAAGTCTGCCGCCAAGGCGCAGGAAGACGGCTTCGAGGTCAAGTCTGTTGCCGACGCAACGGCATGGGCCGACCTCATCATGATCCTGGCTCCCGACCAGTACCAGCGTTCGATCTTCACCGACCACATCAAGGACCAGCTGACGCCGGGCAAGACGCTCGCGTTTGCGCACGGTTTCAACATCCGCTTCGGCTACATCGATGCCCCTGAGGGTGTGGACGTCATCCTGATCGCGCCGAAGGCTCCCGGTCACACCGTGCGTCGCGAGTTCGTTGCCGGGCGCGGTATCCCCGACATCATCGCAGTCGAGAGCGATGCCTCCGGTCAGGCGTGGGATGTCGCCAAGTCGTACGCGAAGGCCATCGGTGGTACCCGTGCCGGTGTCATCAAGACGACCTTCACTGAAGAGACCGAAACCGACCTGTTCGGCGAGCAGGCGGTTCTCTGCGGTGGTGTGTCGCAGCTCGTCCAGTACGGCTTCGAGACCCTCACGGAGGCTGGCTACCAGCCGCAGATCGCCTACTTTGAGGTACTGCACGAGCTCAAGCTCATCGTCGACCTCATGTGGGAGGGCGGGATCGCCAAGCAGCGCTGGTCGATCTCGGACACCGCTGAGTATGGTGACTACGTCTCGGGACCGCGCGTGATTTCTCCCGAGGTCAAAAAGAGCATGCAAGCGGTTCTCGGAGACATTCAGTCCGGTGCGTTCGCCAAGCGATTCATCGATGACCAGGATGCTGGTGCCCCAGAGTTCCTCGCGCTTCGCGAGAAGGCCCAGGGCCACCCCATCGAGGCAACGGGCAAGGAACTCCGCGCCCTGTTCGCATGGAAGCAGACCGACGAGGACTACACCGAGGGTTCCGCCGCTCGCTAG
- a CDS encoding branched-chain amino acid aminotransferase, giving the protein MTTIDTDPDTGLNPLQFLVRKNLAAKSPAAREEILANPGFGTHFTDHMVDVCWSVGGGWHRPRVQPYGPLSLDPAAAVLHYAQEVFEGIKAYRHADGSIHTFRPDQNARRLQRSARRLALPELPVSYFLQSLRELLAVDADWVPSGADQSLYLRPFMFAKEAFLGVRPANKVNYYVIASPAGAYFKGGVQPVSIWLSEDYSRAGKGGTGAAKTGGNYASSLLPQSEAYENECDQVVFLDQDRNVEELGGMNIVFVYKDGTLVTPQSDSILEGITRDSILQLAVDRGHKIEGRNVSLDEWRAGVASGDIVEVFACGTAAVVTPIGVLKGRDFFDQQPTGTLALELREELTDIQYGRREDKHGWLYRLDA; this is encoded by the coding sequence ATGACCACGATCGATACTGACCCTGACACCGGACTCAACCCGCTCCAGTTCTTGGTGAGAAAAAATCTCGCCGCGAAGTCTCCCGCGGCGCGCGAAGAAATTCTGGCGAACCCGGGGTTCGGCACGCACTTCACCGATCACATGGTCGATGTCTGCTGGTCGGTAGGTGGAGGTTGGCATCGTCCGCGCGTGCAGCCTTACGGGCCGCTCAGCCTCGACCCGGCCGCTGCAGTGTTGCACTACGCGCAGGAGGTCTTCGAGGGTATCAAGGCATACCGGCATGCGGACGGCTCGATCCACACGTTCCGCCCCGACCAGAACGCGCGGCGTCTTCAGCGGTCAGCACGTCGGTTGGCTCTTCCCGAGCTTCCGGTCTCGTACTTCTTGCAGTCGCTTCGTGAGTTACTCGCCGTGGATGCGGATTGGGTTCCGAGCGGCGCAGACCAGAGTCTCTACCTGCGGCCCTTCATGTTCGCGAAAGAAGCATTCCTGGGTGTTCGGCCTGCCAACAAGGTTAACTACTACGTGATCGCGAGCCCCGCGGGAGCGTATTTCAAGGGCGGCGTTCAACCGGTGTCGATCTGGTTGAGTGAGGACTACTCGCGTGCTGGAAAGGGTGGCACTGGCGCTGCCAAGACCGGCGGAAACTACGCTTCGAGCCTGCTCCCGCAGTCCGAGGCGTACGAGAACGAATGCGACCAGGTCGTCTTCCTCGATCAGGATCGCAACGTGGAAGAACTGGGTGGCATGAACATCGTCTTCGTCTACAAAGACGGAACGCTCGTCACCCCACAGTCGGATTCGATTCTCGAGGGGATCACTCGGGATTCGATCCTGCAGCTTGCGGTTGACCGCGGTCACAAGATCGAGGGTCGCAACGTTTCGCTCGATGAGTGGCGTGCCGGAGTCGCTTCAGGTGACATTGTCGAAGTGTTTGCGTGTGGCACCGCCGCTGTCGTGACACCCATTGGCGTGTTGAAGGGTCGCGATTTCTTCGATCAGCAGCCGACCGGAACACTCGCGCTCGAGCTACGCGAAGAACTCACCGACATTCAGTACGGTCGTCGTGAAGACAAGCACGGCTGGCTCTACCGTCTCGATGCCTAG